A part of Gadus morhua chromosome 17, gadMor3.0, whole genome shotgun sequence genomic DNA contains:
- the LOC115529183 gene encoding myb-related transcription factor, partner of profilin-like, producing the protein MDKARKKNFSECEVEVLISEVEARNKILFGSLSSGISTKTKKLAWESVAKSVNEVGAESRTVADIKKKWSDIKVDVKKKVSAHRRSVGQTGSGAGVGELALFEQRVAAVLGDRLLFGVVPPAEGDSDLAQDPTEDSQGPSGAQLMVPEEDPQPGVSGVSVSTAHCPPSAASGKGRVLTRAVLDSQEEIVKGIQEMNSNLKEITEALQAISLTFKELVKK; encoded by the exons ATGGATAAAGCAAGAAAGAAGAACTTTAGCGAATGCGAGGTGGAAGTGCTGATTTCGGAGGTAGAGGCCAGAAATAAAATCTTGTTTGGCTCTCTTTCCTCCGGAATCAgcactaaaacaaaaaaactggcGTGGGAATCGGTAGCAAAATCTGTTAATGAGGTTGGGGCGGAAAGCCGAACTGTGgcggatataaaaaaaaagtggtcggACATAAAAGTTGATGTCAAAAAAAAGGTCTCTGCCCACCGGAGAAGCGTGGGTCAGACGGGCAGCGGAGCCGGAGTCGGGGAGCTCGCCCTATTCGAGCAGAGGGTGGCCGCAGTGCTGGGGGATCGGCTCCTTTTTGGCGTGGTCCCGCCAGCCGAAGGGGATTCCGACTTGGCCCAGGATCCCACGGAAG ACAGCCAAGGACCAAGTGGCGCACAGCTGATGGTGCCAGAGGAAGACCCCCAGCCAGGCGTGTCCGGCGTCTCCGTCTCCACTGCCCATTGCCCCCCTTCTGCTGCCAGTGGGAAAGGCCGGGTTTTAACTCGCGCTGTGCTGGACTCGCAGGAGGAGATCGTTAAGGGAATTCAGGAGATGAATTCGAACCTCAAAGAAATAACGGAGGCCTTACAAGCAATTAGTCTCACATTCAAAGAACTAGTTAAAAAATGA
- the LOC115529180 gene encoding putative nuclease HARBI1 codes for MAVLALLEDIANGHIRNERVFRDYYDFLAHDDDWLISRFRFPRAILLELCTELSPGLERQTARSHALTVPIQVLTTLGFLATGSFQRELADRSGMSQGALSRAIPPVLNGIIRISARYIRFPYDAVNQANIKAQFAAIAGFPNVIGAIDCTHIAIKAPSEGEYEYVNRKHFHSLNVQIICDAQMRLTNIVARWPGSTHDSFVLRNSSVGNRLEAGRVCDGWLIGDSGYALRPWLLTPLANPQTVREQRYNDIHARTRTVVERAIGQLKSRWRCLDRSGGMLLYHPEKVCRIVQACGVLHNVAHRHGVSLREVMDLPEDPDPGPNNAQPNVEAIRILQQLIGRI; via the exons ATGGCAGTGTTGGCCTTATTAGAAGATATTGCGAATGGTCACATTCGAAATGAACGAGTGTTCCGTGATTATTACGATTTTTTGGCTCATGATGATGACTGGCTTATCAGCCGATTCAGATTTCCAAGAGCTATCCTCTTGGAACTATGTACTGAGTTGAGCCCGGGTTTGGAGAGGCAGACGGCGAGGAGTCACGCATTGACAGTTCCAATACAAGTCCTGACTACGCTTGGTTTTCTAGCAACAGGATCATTCCAGAGGGAATTGGCTGACCGGTCAGGAATGAGTCAGGGAGCTCTGAGCCGCGCCATTCCGCCTGTTTTAAACGGGATCATCCGCATCTCAGCCAGGTATATACGGTTTCCATATGATGCAGTAAACCAAGCAAACATCAAAGCGCAATTTGCAGCGATAGCCGGTTTTCCCAATGTAATCGGAGCGATCGActgcacacacattgcaatAAAGGCGCCATCTGAAGGGGAATATGAGTACGTTAATAGGAAACACTTCCATTCCTTAAACGTGCAAATAATCTGTGATGCCCAAATGCGCCTTACGAATATCGTGGCAAGGTGGCCTGGGTCAACCCATGATTCATTCGTCCTGAGAAACAGCTCGGTTGGGAATAGGTTGGAGGCTGGAAGAGTGTGTGATGGGTGGCTAATTG GAGACAGCGGTTACGCCTTACGGCCATGGCTGTTAACCCCCCTCGCCAACCCACAGACTGTCCGAGAGCAGAGATATAATGATATCCATGCACGCACTCGGACAGTCGTGGAAAGAGCGATAGGGCAGCTGAAGAGCCGGTGGCGCTGCCTTGACCGGAGCGGGGGAATGCTGCTCTATCACCCTGAAAAGGTGTGCCGCATTGTGCAGGCATGTGGGGTTCTGCACAATGTTGCGCACAGGCACGGCGTGTCATTACGCGAGGTAATGGACCTCCCAGAAGACCCAGACCCCGGACCAAACAATGCGCAGCCCAATGTAGAGGCCATTCGAATCCTGCAGCAGTTAATAGGCAGAATATAA